Proteins encoded within one genomic window of Dehalococcoidia bacterium:
- a CDS encoding ATP-binding cassette domain-containing protein codes for MDTTLFIIVVVAIVFAVILRIMLRSFRRRQAGRDRDEEWRKGEEVSSLEKTIPMAEGIPSQIETRLKEVEKAFHVESTTPLAEITPSESKTDVKKEVQVEISHISKSFGGNMVVQDVSFTIETGEVFGLVGPNGAGKTTTIRMLMDIIRPDSGEIRLFGQPLGEESKNRIGYLPEERGLYRKMRVSDSLVYLASLKDVETRVAKERAEELLRQVDMLPHKDKKVSELSRGMGQIIQFLVTITHSPDLIILDEPFAGLDPVNRQLLKDIVLGLKRQGKTIILSTHMMNEVEEMCDRILMIDKGHVVLYGNLAEIKWRFRNNSVFVDCDGDIGELEGVSGRKEHGKYVELFLDGDTPPQNILSQLVARNLRVDRFEVSTPSLNEIFIQVVKQ; via the coding sequence ATGGACACCACCCTTTTTATTATCGTCGTTGTTGCTATTGTCTTCGCAGTAATCCTGCGCATTATGTTGCGATCCTTCAGACGGCGACAGGCGGGGCGAGATAGGGACGAAGAGTGGAGAAAAGGCGAAGAGGTGTCCTCGCTGGAGAAGACTATTCCGATGGCAGAGGGCATACCATCGCAGATAGAGACCCGGCTTAAAGAAGTCGAAAAAGCCTTCCATGTGGAGAGTACAACCCCGTTAGCGGAAATTACCCCATCGGAAAGTAAGACGGATGTTAAAAAAGAGGTTCAAGTCGAAATCTCCCATATCAGTAAATCCTTCGGGGGCAATATGGTGGTACAGGATGTTTCCTTCACCATTGAGACGGGAGAGGTCTTTGGCCTGGTAGGGCCCAATGGCGCGGGAAAGACCACCACCATAAGGATGCTCATGGACATCATAAGGCCTGACTCCGGGGAGATCAGGCTCTTCGGCCAGCCTCTGGGGGAAGAAAGCAAGAACAGAATCGGCTATCTTCCCGAGGAGAGGGGCCTATACCGAAAAATGAGGGTGTCCGATTCTCTGGTATACCTGGCCAGCCTGAAGGACGTGGAGACAAGGGTTGCTAAGGAGCGGGCGGAGGAGCTACTGAGACAGGTGGATATGCTCCCCCACAAGGATAAAAAGGTAAGCGAGTTGAGCCGTGGCATGGGGCAGATCATCCAGTTCCTGGTCACTATTACACACAGTCCGGATCTAATTATCCTCGACGAGCCCTTTGCCGGACTCGATCCGGTGAACAGGCAGCTCTTGAAGGACATCGTTCTCGGGCTTAAGCGGCAGGGGAAGACGATCATCCTTAGTACCCATATGATGAATGAGGTGGAGGAGATGTGCGACCGCATCCTAATGATCGACAAGGGGCACGTTGTCCTCTATGGGAACCTGGCTGAGATAAAATGGCGCTTCCGCAACAACTCCGTATTTGTGGATTGCGATGGTGATATCGGTGAGCTTGAGGGGGTAAGCGGCAGAAAGGAACACGGCAAATATGTGGAGCTATTCCTCGATGGCGACACCCCTCCTCAGAATATACTCAGCCAGCTTGTAGCAAGAAATCTCAGAGTAGATCGCTTCGAGGTTTCCACTCCGTCTCTAAATGAGATATTCATTCAGGTTGTGAAGCAATGA
- a CDS encoding PHP domain-containing protein: protein MKVDLHIHTTASDGRLSPEEVVRVAAKQGLSVIAITDHDSLAGIEPALLAAESLPPLIVIPGLEINTDIPNNEVHILGYFVDNRDKKLKQALEKLRNSREARALKMITRLGELGIDIAWNRVLELAGGASVGRPHIAQAMFERGYISSFREAFTKYIGRLGPAYVERARLSPQEAVKLVVNARGLPVLAHPADIDNVEELVVKLKGVGLVGLEAYYDGYDRKLIDSLVHLAAKHGLIASGGSDFHGLGDDNETPIGGVDVPFDCAEHLMALERQRSQEMIRH, encoded by the coding sequence ATGAAGGTTGATCTCCACATTCATACTACGGCCTCCGATGGGCGATTGAGCCCGGAGGAGGTGGTGCGTGTTGCGGCGAAACAGGGGCTGAGCGTGATCGCCATCACCGACCATGACTCTCTAGCAGGGATTGAACCGGCCCTTCTAGCAGCCGAGTCCCTCCCCCCCCTCATAGTGATACCCGGACTTGAGATAAACACCGACATCCCCAACAATGAGGTTCACATTCTGGGTTACTTTGTAGACAATCGGGATAAGAAGCTCAAGCAAGCTCTCGAAAAGTTGCGTAACTCCCGTGAGGCACGAGCGCTAAAGATGATTACCAGGCTTGGGGAATTAGGGATCGATATTGCGTGGAATCGAGTCCTGGAATTGGCCGGGGGTGCCTCCGTGGGGCGACCGCACATCGCTCAGGCGATGTTTGAGAGGGGTTATATCTCTTCGTTCCGAGAAGCATTTACCAAATACATCGGTCGGCTGGGACCAGCGTATGTCGAACGGGCGAGGCTCTCCCCACAAGAGGCAGTTAAGCTAGTTGTAAATGCAAGGGGTCTACCCGTGCTGGCACACCCGGCAGATATCGATAACGTCGAGGAACTCGTGGTCAAGCTGAAAGGGGTCGGATTGGTGGGCTTGGAGGCATACTATGACGGATATGACCGGAAGTTGATCGATAGCTTGGTCCACCTGGCTGCCAAGCATGGGCTTATCGCCTCCGGGGGCAGCGATTTTCACGGTCTCGGTGACGACAATGAGACACCCATTGGAGGGGTAGATGTCCCCTTCGATTGCGCCGAGCATCTTATGGCCCTGGAGCGGCAACGCTCCCAAGAGATGATAAGACATTGA
- the recA gene encoding recombinase RecA, producing MITEKEKALDLAISQIEKKFGKGSIMRLGEDSIRTPVDFIPTGAISLDLAIGIGGIPRGRVTEIFGPEMSGKSTISLHIIAEAQNRGGAAAYIDAEHAFEPGYAAKCGVKVDELIFSQPDTGEQALEITEHLVSSGAVDVVVIDSVAALVPRAELEGDMGDAHVGLQARLMSQALRKLSATIHRSQTAVIFINQLREKVGVFFGNPEVTPGGRALKFYSSVRIDLRRVETIKKGDELVGSRVRAKIVKNKVAPPFKNAEFDIMFAQGVSGEGCLLDLGVGIGLLQKTGAFYSFGDTRLGQGRENARDYLTEHKEVAQEIERQIRAVAFPHQSPNQSDVAEQ from the coding sequence ATGATTACAGAGAAGGAAAAGGCACTCGATCTGGCTATAAGCCAGATCGAGAAGAAGTTCGGTAAGGGCTCGATCATGAGGCTCGGTGAGGATTCGATCAGGACACCGGTGGACTTTATCCCCACCGGTGCCATATCACTGGACCTAGCCATTGGCATTGGGGGTATCCCCAGGGGTCGGGTTACTGAGATCTTTGGGCCAGAGATGAGCGGAAAATCGACCATTTCACTTCATATTATCGCTGAAGCCCAGAATCGAGGTGGTGCGGCAGCATATATCGATGCTGAGCATGCCTTTGAGCCTGGCTATGCCGCCAAATGTGGTGTCAAAGTGGATGAACTAATTTTTTCCCAGCCGGATACGGGGGAGCAGGCGCTGGAGATCACAGAGCACTTGGTCAGTAGCGGGGCGGTGGATGTGGTAGTTATCGATAGCGTAGCTGCCCTTGTACCTAGGGCAGAGCTTGAGGGGGATATGGGGGATGCCCATGTGGGACTGCAAGCTCGCTTGATGTCCCAGGCGCTTAGAAAGCTTTCTGCTACCATCCACAGATCGCAAACCGCGGTCATATTCATCAATCAATTGCGTGAGAAGGTGGGGGTTTTCTTTGGCAACCCCGAGGTGACCCCAGGGGGTCGAGCATTGAAATTCTATAGCTCGGTAAGGATCGATCTGAGAAGAGTGGAAACCATTAAAAAAGGAGACGAGCTTGTAGGGAGCCGGGTTAGGGCCAAGATCGTGAAGAACAAGGTCGCTCCTCCCTTCAAGAACGCCGAGTTTGACATCATGTTCGCTCAGGGGGTTAGCGGCGAAGGCTGCCTTCTCGACCTGGGAGTTGGAATCGGGTTGCTGCAGAAAACGGGCGCATTCTACTCCTTTGGCGACACCCGCCTTGGTCAGGGTCGAGAGAACGCCAGAGATTACCTAACAGAGCATAAAGAGGTAGCCCAGGAAATCGAGCGTCAGATCCGAGCGGTAGCCTTCCCTCATCAAAGCCCTAATCAAAGCGATGTAGCCGAGCAATAG
- the rny gene encoding ribonuclease Y yields MPWEIIVAALGGIGLGCGVAFLAWRLVVGRHIRAAQSEIEALRTDAQTKHKETILEAKEEALKIKSQAESEVRKRRAEILRYENRISQKEDNLDKKLDSLERREKGIIAKEKEAEDLHAHLQELKQKQIQQLELISRISSDEAKELLIKAVEDEVHEAVSRRIQETEAQLKREAAERAREILSQAIQRCATDVVSESTVSVVPLPSDEMKGRLIGREGRNIRALENATGVDLIVDDTPEAVTISSFDPVRREIARIALEKLILDGRIHPARIEDTVATARSEVEATIQAEGERAAHELGMPGLQPNLIKLLGRLKYRFSYGQNILQHSIEVAHLAGMIASELGAKVALAKKAGLLHDIGKAVDFQVEGPHAKIGADLVKQWDKSNEVVNAVAEHHGETDSMSVLGFIISAADAISGGRPGARRESLDHYLKRLEALENVANSFSGVEKSYAIQAGREIRIMVKPTEIDDLEALRLSRDIVKKIEETLEYPGQIKVTVIRETRAVDYAK; encoded by the coding sequence ATGCCGTGGGAAATAATCGTGGCAGCGTTGGGGGGGATTGGCCTTGGGTGTGGCGTTGCTTTCCTGGCATGGCGGCTGGTTGTTGGTCGCCATATTCGCGCCGCCCAAAGTGAGATTGAAGCTCTCCGCACCGATGCCCAGACAAAGCACAAGGAAACGATCCTTGAGGCCAAAGAAGAGGCGCTAAAGATCAAATCTCAAGCGGAGTCAGAAGTTCGCAAGCGTCGCGCTGAGATTCTGCGATACGAAAACAGAATCTCTCAAAAAGAGGACAACCTGGATAAGAAGCTTGATTCCTTGGAACGTCGAGAAAAGGGGATAATCGCCAAGGAAAAGGAGGCCGAAGACCTGCATGCTCATCTTCAAGAGTTGAAACAGAAGCAGATTCAGCAGTTGGAGCTTATCTCCAGGATCTCCAGCGATGAGGCAAAAGAACTCCTGATCAAGGCGGTAGAGGATGAGGTCCATGAGGCTGTCTCACGCCGTATTCAAGAGACTGAGGCTCAGCTTAAACGGGAGGCTGCTGAGCGGGCCCGGGAGATCCTCTCACAGGCTATTCAGCGTTGTGCCACCGATGTAGTCTCCGAGAGCACTGTATCCGTAGTTCCACTACCTAGCGATGAGATGAAGGGACGCCTCATCGGGCGCGAGGGGCGGAACATCAGAGCCCTTGAGAATGCCACCGGTGTGGACCTAATAGTCGATGATACCCCCGAGGCAGTAACCATCTCGAGTTTCGATCCGGTACGTCGCGAGATCGCTCGGATCGCACTGGAAAAGCTTATCCTCGATGGCAGAATCCACCCTGCCCGCATTGAAGATACAGTGGCTACGGCGAGAAGCGAGGTCGAGGCAACGATCCAGGCAGAAGGGGAGCGGGCAGCACACGAACTGGGAATGCCCGGTCTGCAGCCAAACCTAATCAAGCTGTTGGGTCGTCTCAAGTATCGCTTCAGCTATGGACAGAACATACTGCAGCACAGCATCGAGGTAGCACACCTAGCCGGCATGATCGCCTCGGAGCTGGGTGCCAAGGTTGCTCTAGCCAAGAAAGCGGGCCTGCTACACGATATCGGCAAGGCAGTAGATTTCCAGGTGGAGGGACCACATGCCAAGATAGGCGCTGACCTGGTTAAGCAATGGGATAAATCTAACGAGGTGGTCAATGCCGTGGCAGAGCATCATGGGGAAACCGACTCAATGAGCGTACTGGGTTTTATTATCTCTGCCGCTGATGCCATCAGCGGGGGGAGGCCAGGGGCCAGAAGGGAGTCCCTCGATCACTACCTGAAGCGCCTGGAAGCGCTGGAAAATGTAGCCAATAGCTTTTCAGGTGTAGAGAAATCCTATGCCATCCAGGCTGGTCGCGAGATCCGTATTATGGTTAAACCTACTGAGATAGATGACCTTGAAGCATTGAGGCTTTCCCGAGACATTGTGAAGAAGATCGAGGAGACCCTGGAGTATCCGGGTCAGATAAAGGTGACGGTCATCAGAGAAACCAGAGCAGTCGACTACGCAAAATAG
- the nadE gene encoding NAD(+) synthase — protein sequence MEELANKLTAWIRDQVALAKRRGVVFGLSGGLDSAVVAVLCKRAFPANALALIMPCYSSETDIEHAEAVVNKFHIPTSTIALEEAFDSLLRVLSAGDHEPVNKKLAEANLKPRLRMLALYYSATQLGYLVVGTSNRSEISIGYFTKYGDGAVDILPLGNLVKRQVRELAVYLDIPKEIIQKPPSAGLWVGQTDEGEMGITYEELDHYLITGQAAEEVKKKVDARITGSAHKRALPAIPPF from the coding sequence ATGGAAGAACTGGCAAATAAACTAACAGCCTGGATAAGGGATCAGGTAGCACTAGCGAAGCGCAGAGGTGTAGTCTTTGGACTGAGCGGCGGTCTTGACTCCGCGGTGGTAGCAGTGCTTTGTAAGCGTGCCTTCCCCGCCAACGCCCTAGCGTTAATAATGCCATGCTACAGCAGCGAAACCGATATCGAACATGCCGAGGCGGTTGTTAATAAATTCCACATCCCCACTAGCACTATTGCTCTGGAAGAGGCGTTCGACTCACTGCTAAGGGTACTATCTGCTGGCGATCATGAGCCGGTTAACAAGAAACTGGCTGAAGCTAATCTAAAACCCAGACTGAGAATGCTCGCACTATACTACTCAGCTACTCAGCTTGGCTATCTGGTAGTGGGTACCAGCAATAGGAGTGAAATATCTATCGGATACTTCACTAAATATGGCGATGGCGCGGTGGATATCCTGCCTCTGGGCAATCTTGTGAAAAGACAGGTTCGGGAGTTGGCGGTCTATCTGGATATCCCGAAAGAAATCATCCAGAAGCCTCCCTCTGCAGGCCTATGGGTGGGGCAAACCGATGAGGGGGAGATGGGAATAACATACGAGGAACTTGACCATTATCTCATCACAGGTCAGGCTGCAGAGGAGGTGAAGAAGAAGGTCGATGCCAGGATAACAGGAAGCGCCCATAAGAGAGCCTTGCCCGCCATACCGCCCTTTTAA
- a CDS encoding alpha/beta fold hydrolase, giving the protein MKWYSKTVAFPANGGALHGEILLPTSDGPFPAAVLCHGIGSGHRAMSPSAQRLVRRGIATLTFDFRGHGKSEGVLNGDLAQDVVAAVEFIRRQVNIDPHRIALVGHSMGAIAAIHAATTLQNIQALISLSSPAEFNSGFAGGWAPLYPKAARAGSLVIEFPHIGYLPMLGKFQGMISRLWMWIQGYRLRINLEESLDSWEKLNPSTNIEKMGAFPKLFINCKGDKWVPYEGVLKLYERAQPPKELLLSEGGFHAAPLFPGKLREKWISWLVSVLT; this is encoded by the coding sequence TTGAAGTGGTATTCTAAGACAGTAGCTTTCCCCGCTAATGGAGGTGCACTGCATGGGGAGATACTTCTCCCCACTAGTGATGGCCCCTTCCCGGCAGCGGTTCTTTGCCACGGGATAGGATCCGGGCACCGCGCCATGAGCCCCAGCGCCCAGAGACTGGTGCGCCGGGGCATCGCGACGCTCACCTTCGATTTTCGCGGTCATGGTAAGAGCGAGGGGGTACTTAATGGCGATCTCGCTCAGGACGTCGTGGCAGCGGTAGAATTTATACGTCGCCAGGTCAATATCGACCCTCATCGCATCGCCCTGGTAGGGCACAGCATGGGAGCGATAGCAGCCATTCATGCAGCCACCACTCTACAAAATATCCAGGCCCTGATTTCCCTATCCAGTCCCGCTGAGTTCAACAGCGGATTTGCTGGGGGTTGGGCTCCCCTTTATCCCAAGGCAGCACGGGCAGGAAGCCTCGTTATTGAGTTTCCTCATATTGGATACCTGCCTATGTTGGGGAAGTTCCAGGGAATGATCTCCAGGCTCTGGATGTGGATTCAGGGTTATCGACTACGTATTAACCTGGAGGAAAGTCTTGATTCTTGGGAAAAGCTCAACCCTTCTACCAACATAGAGAAAATGGGGGCCTTCCCTAAGCTTTTTATTAATTGTAAAGGGGACAAGTGGGTCCCTTATGAAGGAGTCCTTAAGCTCTATGAGAGGGCCCAGCCACCAAAGGAGTTATTATTGTCCGAGGGCGGTTTTCACGCCGCCCCCCTTTTCCCCGGCAAGCTCAGGGAGAAATGGATTTCATGGCTCGTTTCGGTGTTAACCTAG
- a CDS encoding ABC transporter permease, with the protein MKKTWTIARHEFITTIRRISYILLTLSFPVLGLLGILIYTGVTQWGGEGPPPEDLKVGYVDNTGMFDEYTDPDGVVFILYDTSDEAREALFIEEISEYFIIPENYLEMGLIERYTTERELGLPGATMVLMEDFLIANLLSGEVSDEVLQRAQSPMLSVSTRLDPETGEVIPAESEFAAFAMPYIFALLFMMSLFFTSGYLLQGVSEEKENRLIEILLSSVSARQLLTGKVIGLGAAGLIQIVIWLISAMALLAIASLSISLPEGLTIPIGLFIFGIIYFILGYLLFGIMMTTLGSIGSTARESSQWTGIIVMPAVVPLVLVGLFGSNPDHIIFTIFTLFPLTAPVAAIMKLSIGALPIWELLLSLAILIASILGAMWLAARVFRTFLLMYGKRPSLREMRRYIREG; encoded by the coding sequence ATGAAGAAGACATGGACCATTGCAAGGCACGAATTTATAACCACCATAAGGAGAATATCCTACATCCTGCTTACTTTAAGCTTCCCTGTTCTAGGTCTGCTGGGGATACTGATCTATACAGGTGTCACACAGTGGGGTGGTGAAGGCCCGCCACCTGAGGATTTAAAGGTCGGCTATGTTGATAATACAGGCATGTTCGATGAATATACCGACCCTGATGGTGTTGTTTTCATTCTTTATGACACCAGCGATGAGGCCAGAGAGGCGCTGTTTATTGAAGAGATCAGCGAGTATTTTATCATTCCTGAGAACTACTTAGAAATGGGGCTGATCGAGAGATATACCACGGAGCGGGAGCTGGGGCTGCCGGGCGCAACTATGGTGCTAATGGAAGACTTTCTCATTGCCAATCTTCTTTCCGGGGAGGTGAGCGATGAAGTTCTGCAGCGGGCACAGTCCCCAATGCTGTCAGTATCCACTAGACTGGATCCAGAAACGGGAGAGGTCATACCTGCGGAGAGCGAGTTTGCCGCCTTTGCCATGCCATACATCTTTGCCCTACTATTCATGATGTCCCTATTCTTTACCTCGGGATATTTGCTTCAAGGGGTCAGCGAGGAGAAGGAGAATCGACTCATTGAAATTTTGTTGTCCTCGGTCTCGGCTAGACAACTGTTGACTGGAAAGGTAATAGGGCTCGGTGCTGCCGGGCTGATTCAGATAGTGATATGGCTTATCTCTGCCATGGCACTGCTCGCTATTGCCTCGCTATCTATTTCGCTACCCGAGGGGCTCACCATTCCTATCGGCCTCTTCATCTTTGGTATCATTTATTTCATCCTCGGGTACCTTCTCTTTGGCATTATGATGACCACTCTAGGCTCCATCGGCTCTACCGCCAGGGAGAGCAGCCAGTGGACAGGTATAATCGTCATGCCGGCAGTAGTCCCTCTAGTCCTCGTTGGCCTTTTCGGCAGCAACCCCGATCACATCATCTTCACCATTTTCACCCTTTTCCCATTGACTGCTCCGGTAGCGGCTATAATGAAGCTTAGCATTGGCGCACTCCCCATCTGGGAGCTACTGCTTAGCCTTGCTATACTCATTGCCTCGATTTTGGGGGCAATGTGGCTTGCCGCCCGGGTTTTTCGCACCTTCCTGCTGATGTATGGCAAGCGTCCCAGCTTGAGAGAGATGCGCAGGTATATCCGAGAGGGTTGA
- a CDS encoding RecX family transcriptional regulator, with translation MKTITSIEANKRKGERASIFLDGLFAFSLGRDMVEEHGLYPGQVLSDSQIEKLANTDIYGKCLDAALRLLRYRPRSEAEIRTRLSRRFNTEAIEGVIFQLRARQMIDDATFAAFWREERDSFSPRGRQLLKVELRHKGVDPEIIDDVLDGINDDENAYRAAQRRMRALGKEDYETFRRKMGAFLRRRGFSYEVVKRTTERLWQELE, from the coding sequence ATGAAGACCATAACCTCTATCGAGGCCAATAAAAGGAAGGGAGAGCGCGCCAGTATCTTCCTGGATGGTCTCTTCGCTTTCAGCCTGGGAAGAGACATGGTCGAAGAGCATGGTCTCTACCCTGGGCAGGTACTTTCCGATTCCCAGATAGAGAAACTGGCGAACACCGACATCTACGGAAAGTGCCTTGATGCTGCCCTTCGCCTGCTGAGATATCGCCCACGAAGCGAGGCGGAGATCAGAACCAGGCTCAGCCGAAGATTCAATACGGAAGCCATTGAGGGGGTCATTTTTCAGCTCAGGGCAAGGCAAATGATAGATGACGCCACCTTCGCAGCATTCTGGAGAGAGGAGCGGGACTCCTTTAGCCCCCGCGGCAGGCAGCTACTCAAAGTGGAGCTCAGGCATAAAGGGGTTGACCCAGAGATAATCGATGACGTGCTGGATGGGATTAACGATGATGAAAACGCCTACCGAGCAGCGCAAAGGAGGATGCGCGCCCTGGGCAAAGAGGACTATGAAACCTTCAGGCGGAAGATGGGCGCTTTTCTACGCAGGAGAGGCTTCAGTTATGAAGTAGTCAAGCGCACCACTGAACGCCTTTGGCAGGAACTAGAGTAG
- a CDS encoding tyrosine-type recombinase/integrase: MSKEQLDTLLAHCHCERDRALISFLWYSGTRLSEAVNVRAKDFDWGEGTVVVLGKGNRYRKCLAGNGLVRDWFSTHDNFEINKGGTQTMLKRLKVETGIQCNAHAFRRGFCVHQVKSGLSTRIVQALGGWENITMVEKYSKSLNFDEALSLYRRINHCELFVNN; encoded by the coding sequence GTGTCAAAGGAGCAGCTAGACACCTTGCTGGCTCATTGTCATTGTGAACGGGATAGGGCTCTTATTAGCTTCTTATGGTATTCAGGCACTAGGCTATCGGAAGCTGTGAATGTAAGAGCTAAGGACTTTGACTGGGGAGAGGGAACTGTGGTCGTATTAGGCAAGGGTAATCGCTATCGGAAGTGCCTTGCTGGTAATGGTCTGGTAAGAGACTGGTTTAGCACTCACGATAACTTTGAGATTAACAAAGGTGGCACTCAGACTATGCTCAAGAGACTTAAGGTTGAGACTGGCATACAATGTAATGCTCATGCCTTCAGACGAGGCTTTTGTGTCCACCAGGTTAAATCAGGCTTGTCTACGAGAATAGTCCAAGCTCTAGGTGGATGGGAGAATATCACGATGGTAGAGAAGTATTCAAAATCGCTTAACTTCGATGAGGCATTGAGCCTCTATCGTCGAATAAATCACTGTGAACTGTTTGTGAACAACTAA
- a CDS encoding TIGR00282 family metallophosphoesterase — MRILMVGDIIGRPGRRAMRTLLPVLRQEYALDLVIANGENAAGGLGLTKETAQELFEADIDVITSGNHIWNQREIIPSLDSNLAILRPLNYPPNVPGHGYLIKKGVLVVNLLGRTFIGNFDCPFRAMDQLLEELADDKPPVIIVDFHGEATSEKVAMGWYLDGRVSAVLGTHTHVGTIDARLLPKGTAFITDVGMAGPLDSVIGDDIETVLTRFLTQLPHRISVGKGNVLFNSVLIEVDESTGRANYISRIDREIE, encoded by the coding sequence TTGCGAATTCTCATGGTGGGCGACATAATCGGCAGGCCCGGCAGACGGGCGATGCGTACATTATTGCCCGTGTTACGCCAAGAATATGCCCTAGATCTGGTAATCGCCAATGGTGAAAACGCTGCCGGGGGTCTTGGCCTGACCAAGGAAACAGCACAGGAACTCTTTGAGGCCGATATCGATGTCATCACCTCGGGAAACCATATCTGGAATCAACGGGAGATTATACCCTCACTCGATAGCAACCTGGCCATCCTGCGCCCACTAAACTACCCACCCAATGTTCCCGGTCACGGCTACCTTATCAAGAAGGGTGTCCTGGTAGTAAACCTACTTGGGCGTACATTTATCGGAAACTTCGATTGCCCCTTCCGAGCAATGGACCAACTCCTCGAGGAACTTGCCGATGATAAACCCCCCGTAATCATAGTTGATTTTCACGGCGAGGCTACCTCGGAAAAGGTAGCTATGGGCTGGTATCTAGACGGCCGGGTTAGTGCGGTGTTGGGCACTCATACCCATGTTGGCACCATCGATGCCCGGTTACTACCCAAAGGCACCGCCTTCATCACCGATGTGGGCATGGCCGGCCCCCTCGATTCAGTAATAGGAGATGATATTGAGACGGTGCTCACGAGGTTTCTTACCCAGCTTCCCCATCGCATATCCGTGGGCAAGGGAAATGTCCTGTTTAATTCCGTTCTAATAGAGGTGGATGAGAGTACAGGCAGGGCGAATTATATAAGCCGAATCGACCGGGAAATAGAATAA
- a CDS encoding glycerol-3-phosphate acyltransferase → MLIQLILLTIGAYLLGAIPTSYIAGRLLRGIDIRNYGSGVASASNVWHSVSRWTVVPVGIFDVLKGAIPVAIACYVLGFDIWAAGIVGLAAIAGHSWSIFLGFDGGRGFATMIGVLIIIAPWELLLFIVICLLGIALLKNSPLWMILGAAAMPLASLAWYLASLDLPGESAELERVWVMLGMLLLIILKRLLAERTIPLNNWKRVMIYRLVLDRDTRDREAWIYRDPINMKDPAQKK, encoded by the coding sequence ATGCTGATCCAGTTGATACTCCTAACAATAGGCGCTTATCTTCTCGGTGCGATACCAACATCCTACATCGCTGGCCGGCTGCTCAGAGGGATCGATATTAGGAATTATGGCAGCGGAGTGGCCAGCGCATCAAATGTATGGCACTCGGTTTCTCGATGGACAGTAGTTCCCGTAGGGATTTTCGATGTCCTGAAAGGTGCCATCCCCGTAGCTATCGCATGCTATGTGCTGGGTTTCGATATTTGGGCAGCAGGAATCGTGGGGCTGGCAGCTATAGCCGGCCACAGCTGGTCCATCTTCCTTGGCTTTGACGGAGGGCGAGGGTTCGCCACCATGATAGGCGTGCTCATTATTATAGCCCCGTGGGAACTCCTGTTGTTTATCGTCATTTGTCTCCTCGGTATCGCCCTACTGAAGAACTCCCCATTGTGGATGATCCTCGGTGCCGCTGCCATGCCTCTTGCCAGCTTAGCGTGGTACTTAGCCAGCTTAGATCTGCCCGGAGAATCCGCAGAACTAGAACGGGTCTGGGTTATGCTCGGCATGTTGCTTCTCATAATTCTCAAGCGGCTCTTAGCAGAGCGCACTATCCCCCTTAACAACTGGAAGCGGGTAATGATTTATCGTTTGGTCCTGGACCGGGATACCCGTGACCGGGAGGCCTGGATCTACCGAGATCCCATCAATATGAAGGATCCAGCGCAAAAGAAATGA